In a genomic window of Tissierella sp. Yu-01:
- the tatA gene encoding twin-arginine translocase TatA/TatE family subunit, whose product MSRLGPMELVLILAIALVVFGPSKLPGVGKALGKAINEFKTSANSDNKDDDVVEVKDDSDDKEQA is encoded by the coding sequence ATGAGCAGATTAGGACCTATGGAGCTTGTTTTGATTTTAGCTATAGCTTTAGTAGTCTTTGGGCCATCAAAGCTTCCAGGTGTGGGTAAGGCCTTAGGGAAAGCTATAAATGAATTTAAGACTAGTGCAAATAGCGACAACAAGGATGATGATGTTGTAGAAGTTAAGGATGACTCTGATGATAAAGAACAAGCATGA
- a CDS encoding sugar ABC transporter permease, whose product MDSTSKRNNKSNEAPNGYISELKDLLKNNIREYGMFVALFIIMITFSILTDGTFLSPRNLTNLINSTGYIAVLTIGMTLILIIRHIDLSVGYVAGFLGAIVAILMTSMKLPVIPSIIIILLLGLLIGLFYGILIGKIGIPAFVVSLAGMLVFRGALMLATQKTGTIIIPNKGFNAIGNGFIPDINLIPGYHTLTIIIGAIGICFYIISEVNNRKNKQKYNFEVISKPMFISKLIFVSLLIAYLIWMLARYHGLSWTVIIVILVTAIYHFITTKTVLGRHIYAVGGNPEAAKLSGINVTKVTYIVFASMSMLAALAGVLYTSRLQSATTTAGVGFELDAIAAAYVGGVSTSGGVGKVTGSIIGALVMASLTNGMNLMGIDISWQYIIRGIILVVAVVFDILTRRKKG is encoded by the coding sequence ATGGATTCTACAAGTAAAAGAAATAATAAATCAAATGAAGCACCTAACGGATATATTAGTGAATTAAAGGATTTACTTAAGAATAACATAAGGGAATACGGAATGTTTGTTGCATTATTTATAATTATGATAACTTTTTCCATATTAACTGATGGAACATTCCTATCACCTAGAAACTTAACTAATCTTATAAATTCTACTGGTTATATAGCAGTTCTAACTATAGGTATGACATTGATCTTAATTATTAGGCATATAGATTTGTCTGTTGGATATGTTGCAGGTTTTCTAGGAGCAATAGTTGCTATACTAATGACATCTATGAAGTTGCCAGTAATACCTAGTATTATAATAATTCTATTATTAGGCTTATTAATAGGTCTATTTTATGGAATTTTAATAGGTAAAATTGGCATACCAGCATTTGTTGTTTCATTGGCAGGTATGCTTGTTTTTAGAGGGGCTTTGATGTTGGCTACACAAAAGACAGGAACTATAATAATTCCTAATAAAGGGTTTAATGCCATTGGCAATGGCTTTATACCTGACATAAATTTAATACCTGGATATCACACATTAACCATAATTATAGGGGCAATAGGAATTTGTTTTTATATAATATCAGAAGTTAACAATAGAAAAAATAAACAGAAGTATAATTTTGAGGTAATATCAAAACCAATGTTTATTTCAAAATTAATATTTGTATCTTTATTGATTGCATATTTAATTTGGATGTTAGCAAGATACCACGGACTTTCTTGGACTGTTATAATTGTTATATTAGTAACAGCAATTTACCACTTTATAACTACTAAGACTGTATTAGGAAGACATATATATGCAGTAGGTGGTAATCCAGAAGCAGCTAAATTAAGCGGTATAAATGTTACAAAAGTTACTTATATTGTATTTGCTTCTATGAGTATGCTTGCAGCCTTAGCTGGTGTACTATATACATCACGTCTTCAATCAGCTACAACTACAGCAGGAGTTGGATTTGAACTAGATGCTATTGCGGCAGCCTACGTAGGTGGGGTATCCACCTCTGGTGGTGTTGGTAAAGTAACAGGATCTATTATAGGAGCGTTAGTAATGGCATCCTTAACAAACGGTATGAATCTTATGGGAATTGACATATCATGGCAGTATATAATAAGAGGTATAATATTAGTTGTAGCAGTAGTATTTGATATATTGACTAGACGTAAAAAAGGTTAA
- a CDS encoding sugar ABC transporter ATP-binding protein — MTTKVSDYILEMKNITKEFPGVKALDDVNFKVKRGEIHCLVGENGAGKSTLMKVLSGVYPFGEYTGDIIINGQVQNYNGIADSEKAGIAIIYQELALVPDMTVYENIFLGHEIKNGFTVDWNETILKSKELLHKVRLNINPTMKVKNLGVGRQQLVEIAKAFSKDVKLLILDEPTAALNEDDSENLLDLLKELKEEGITSIMISHKLKEVISIADTVTVLRDGQTICSLDASKGEIDEPTLIKNMVGREINDIYPKRDNKEYGEVVLEVKNWSAYSNELGRQLLKDINFNVRKGEVVALAGLMGAGRTEFATSIFGNPREYSLSGELIVKGESKKFKHTSDAIKSGIAYVTEDRKKEGLILIQDIKNNITIGNIKSLANNGIINENEEINVANQYKEDITIKAPSIEQLLNNLSGGNQQKVSVAKWLFTKPDILILDEPTRGIDVGAKYEIYSIMNKLIDEGLSIIMISSELPEVLGMSDRIYVMADGQITGELNVEEATQDIIMEMAL, encoded by the coding sequence ATGACTACAAAAGTATCAGACTATATTTTAGAGATGAAAAATATAACCAAAGAATTCCCCGGCGTAAAAGCTCTTGATGATGTAAATTTTAAGGTAAAGCGTGGGGAAATTCACTGCCTAGTAGGAGAAAATGGTGCTGGTAAATCAACATTAATGAAGGTATTATCCGGAGTATATCCATTTGGAGAATATACTGGGGATATTATAATCAATGGACAAGTACAAAACTACAATGGTATTGCAGATAGTGAAAAGGCAGGAATTGCAATTATTTATCAAGAATTAGCTCTTGTTCCAGATATGACAGTTTATGAAAATATATTTTTAGGTCATGAGATTAAAAACGGTTTTACTGTTGATTGGAATGAAACTATTCTGAAATCCAAAGAACTATTACATAAAGTAAGATTAAATATTAATCCTACTATGAAGGTTAAGAATTTAGGAGTGGGTAGACAGCAGTTAGTAGAAATAGCAAAGGCTTTTAGTAAGGATGTTAAACTACTAATACTAGATGAGCCTACAGCTGCCTTAAATGAGGATGACTCTGAAAACTTACTTGATTTATTAAAGGAATTAAAAGAAGAAGGGATTACTTCTATTATGATTTCACATAAGTTAAAGGAAGTAATATCCATTGCTGATACAGTTACAGTTTTACGTGATGGTCAAACCATATGTTCTCTTGATGCATCAAAGGGAGAAATAGATGAGCCAACATTAATTAAGAACATGGTTGGTAGAGAAATTAATGATATTTACCCAAAACGAGATAATAAAGAATATGGAGAAGTAGTACTAGAAGTTAAAAATTGGTCTGCTTATTCAAATGAACTAGGTAGGCAACTATTAAAGGATATAAATTTCAATGTTAGAAAAGGCGAAGTAGTTGCATTAGCAGGATTAATGGGTGCAGGTAGAACAGAGTTTGCAACTAGCATATTTGGCAATCCAAGAGAGTATTCTCTAAGCGGAGAGCTAATAGTAAAAGGTGAGTCAAAGAAATTCAAACATACTAGTGATGCTATAAAAAGTGGCATTGCTTACGTTACTGAAGATAGAAAAAAGGAAGGTTTAATATTAATACAAGATATAAAAAACAATATTACAATTGGAAATATTAAATCTCTTGCTAATAATGGCATTATAAATGAGAATGAGGAAATTAATGTAGCTAATCAATATAAGGAAGATATAACTATAAAAGCACCAAGTATTGAGCAGTTACTTAACAACCTTAGTGGGGGAAATCAACAAAAGGTATCAGTAGCTAAGTGGTTATTTACTAAGCCAGATATATTGATATTAGATGAGCCTACCAGAGGAATAGATGTAGGAGCTAAGTATGAAATATATTCGATTATGAACAAATTAATAGATGAAGGGCTAAGTATAATCATGATTTCATCAGAATTACCTGAAGTACTTGGGATGAGTGATCGTATATATGTAATGGCTGATGGACAGATTACAGGCGAATTAAATGTAGAGGAAGCAACCCAAGATATTATTATGGAAATGGCATTATAG
- a CDS encoding sugar-binding protein, with product MKRRNFKAIVFVCILTLVLATLAGCSSQPTTSGGSSEPAPSNEPAKETSGGSSGTVDIGIVLPTKDEPRWVQDETRFIEALKDTDYSVEILFSQGSSANEKQNVESLITKGIKVLIICPHDGDAAAAAAEAAKAEGITVIAYDRLITGTDAVDYYVTFDSVAVGEAQGQYLIDNAQGSGNPLYLYAGAASDNNAFLFFEGAWNVLQPKIADGTFEIKNSSEAIALQDKATLSRDEMGKIIGQVTTNWDFNEAKLKAEAHLTSAAAADKGDVFILAPNDGTARSIADTFAADTEIASYVITGQDAEKASIQYIIDGTQTMTVFKDVRTLVKDSIAMAVTILEGNAPETTGAYNNNAVEVPAKQTEVIVVEQSNVKSALIDSGYYDASEFTGLN from the coding sequence ATGAAAAGACGTAATTTTAAGGCAATCGTTTTCGTGTGTATTCTAACACTAGTACTAGCTACATTAGCTGGATGTTCATCACAACCAACTACTAGTGGTGGCAGCAGTGAACCTGCACCTAGCAATGAACCTGCTAAAGAAACTAGCGGTGGCAGTAGTGGTACTGTAGATATTGGTATAGTATTACCAACAAAAGATGAACCAAGATGGGTACAAGATGAAACAAGATTTATTGAAGCTCTTAAAGACACTGATTATTCTGTAGAAATTCTGTTTAGTCAAGGCTCTTCAGCAAATGAAAAGCAAAACGTAGAATCTTTAATAACTAAAGGAATTAAAGTGCTTATAATTTGCCCACATGATGGTGATGCAGCAGCTGCAGCTGCAGAAGCAGCAAAGGCTGAAGGCATAACTGTTATTGCTTATGACAGATTGATTACAGGTACAGATGCAGTAGATTATTATGTAACATTTGATAGCGTTGCTGTAGGTGAAGCACAAGGACAATATCTAATTGATAATGCACAAGGTTCAGGAAATCCTTTATACCTATATGCAGGGGCAGCATCAGATAATAATGCATTCCTATTCTTCGAAGGAGCTTGGAATGTATTACAACCAAAGATTGCTGATGGAACATTTGAAATTAAGAACTCAAGTGAAGCTATAGCATTACAAGATAAGGCTACTCTTTCAAGAGATGAAATGGGTAAAATAATTGGTCAAGTTACAACTAACTGGGATTTCAATGAAGCTAAATTAAAAGCGGAAGCTCACTTAACATCTGCAGCAGCAGCTGATAAGGGTGATGTATTCATATTAGCTCCAAATGATGGTACAGCAAGATCTATAGCTGATACATTTGCGGCAGATACTGAAATTGCTTCTTATGTAATCACAGGCCAAGACGCTGAAAAAGCATCAATCCAATATATTATCGATGGAACACAAACAATGACAGTATTCAAGGATGTACGTACATTAGTTAAAGATTCTATAGCTATGGCAGTTACTATATTAGAAGGAAATGCGCCTGAGACAACAGGAGCATACAATAATAACGCTGTTGAAGTACCAGCTAAACAAACAGAGGTTATAGTAGTAGAACAATCTAATGTTAAGTCAGCGTTAATAGATTCTGGCTACTATGATGCATCTGAATTTACAGGTTTAAATTAG
- a CDS encoding FAD:protein FMN transferase has protein sequence MKKKISTILVVMLIISSLVGCSAEPKYEKYSDTFFDTFDTITQIVGYTQTEEEFQGYVDKIHERMLELHKLFDKYNTYEGINNIKTINDNAGIEPVKVEKEIIDLILFSKDLYEKTGKETNIAMGAVLKIWSGYRDIAESDPSRAELPPMEDLLAANEHTDINKVIVDVESSTVYLEDPEMSLDVGAVAKGYATEIVAEEIQETGFTSGIISAGGNVRTIGKPLDGIRERWGIGIQNPDSYTDSTVDSVLETVFINDASVVTSGDYQRFYMVGDKVIHHLIDPKTLMPGEYYRAVSIITPDSGVADFLSTTAFLIPFEESKALIESYENAEALWVFSDGTVEATEGMKKIMKSYGATGAKAE, from the coding sequence ATGAAAAAAAAGATTTCTACAATATTAGTAGTGATGTTAATTATTAGCTCTTTAGTTGGTTGTTCTGCTGAGCCAAAATACGAAAAATACTCTGATACGTTCTTTGATACTTTTGACACTATAACACAAATAGTAGGCTATACACAGACTGAGGAAGAATTTCAAGGATATGTGGATAAGATTCACGAAAGAATGCTAGAACTCCACAAGCTATTTGATAAATATAATACTTATGAAGGCATAAATAATATAAAGACTATCAATGATAATGCAGGAATTGAACCTGTGAAGGTCGAAAAAGAAATAATAGACCTGATATTATTTTCCAAGGACTTGTATGAAAAGACAGGTAAAGAAACTAATATAGCTATGGGAGCAGTTCTTAAGATATGGTCTGGCTACAGAGACATTGCTGAGTCTGATCCTTCTAGGGCTGAGTTACCCCCAATGGAGGACCTACTGGCCGCAAATGAGCATACTGATATAAATAAGGTTATAGTAGATGTGGAAAGCAGTACTGTATATCTAGAGGACCCTGAAATGAGTCTTGATGTAGGTGCTGTAGCAAAGGGTTATGCAACGGAAATAGTAGCTGAAGAAATTCAAGAAACAGGCTTTACATCTGGTATAATAAGTGCTGGTGGAAATGTTAGAACCATCGGTAAACCATTAGATGGTATAAGAGAAAGATGGGGGATAGGAATTCAAAACCCTGATAGCTATACTGATAGCACAGTGGATAGTGTTTTAGAAACTGTATTTATTAATGACGCATCAGTGGTCACAAGTGGTGATTATCAAAGGTTCTATATGGTTGGAGACAAAGTTATACATCACTTGATTGATCCAAAGACCTTGATGCCCGGTGAATACTACAGGGCAGTATCAATAATAACTCCAGATTCAGGTGTTGCAGACTTTTTATCTACCACAGCATTTCTAATACCTTTCGAAGAAAGTAAGGCGTTAATTGAATCCTATGAAAATGCTGAGGCTCTATGGGTATTTTCGGATGGTACTGTTGAAGCTACTGAAGGAATGAAAAAGATAATGAAAAGTTATGGTGCAACTGGAGCAAAAGCAGAATAA
- a CDS encoding AI-2E family transporter translates to MNNILELLDVVIRDSFKGIKGYFKSRLIILGIVFVILSVGFVIIKAPMPLLIAFLIALLDIVPLLGAGLVMIPWGIISYFWGSQELGIGVFVLYFVLTILKQFIEPKVLGEQIGIRPLYTFIATVLGSLVFGPIGLILGPIIAIIINSIYRFRQNT, encoded by the coding sequence ATGAATAATATATTGGAATTATTAGATGTCGTAATCAGAGACTCTTTTAAGGGGATAAAGGGATATTTTAAATCAAGACTTATAATTTTAGGTATAGTTTTTGTGATACTAAGTGTAGGATTTGTAATTATAAAAGCACCAATGCCATTACTTATAGCTTTTCTAATTGCTTTGTTAGATATTGTTCCACTACTTGGGGCTGGATTAGTGATGATTCCATGGGGTATAATATCGTATTTTTGGGGTAGTCAGGAACTAGGTATTGGAGTTTTTGTCCTATATTTTGTTCTGACTATTCTAAAGCAGTTTATAGAGCCTAAGGTATTAGGTGAACAAATAGGTATTAGACCATTATATACTTTTATAGCTACAGTCCTTGGTTCCCTAGTGTTTGGGCCAATTGGTCTAATATTAGGACCAATAATTGCAATAATAATTAATTCAATATATCGTTTTCGCCAAAATACTTAG
- a CDS encoding tripartite tricarboxylate transporter permease, with product MEGLAYLLLPFQQPLLIALVAIGVFAGIYIGAIPGLSGTMAVSLLVSFTFGWETNNAIALMIGVFSGAVYGGSRSAILLNIPGAPAAVATSFDGYPLAKKGLAGQAIGVATVQSVLGGFMGIIALAFFAPAVSKVALNFAPRDYLLLTFMGMMLVGSLGSKSIARGLVTAALGVLLGTVGMDPISAEHRFTFGNTYLLSGVDYVTAMIGLFGISEALIQMKDLNVEAVKQNIDKIVPSFSSIKKYLPLTLRSSIVGVIVGALPGAGGDIAALLTYDQAKRTVKNPEVPFGEGAIEGVVAPESANNAAIGGSFIPMLTMGIPGDSVTAVILGALFIHGLHPGPMLMVETPHLFYLIVSTLAISNIFLLIFGLSGIRVFTKLVEIPKGRLLPIIIILSVVGSYAVNNNLYDIFWMVGFGILGYFLKQYDYPVGPAVLGIILADLIETNYRRSVITSGSIIKLFSSIFTSPLSMLLLAIIIFSLLAQTKWYKEWQAKRK from the coding sequence GTGGAGGGTTTAGCTTATTTATTATTACCATTTCAGCAACCATTACTTATTGCTTTAGTTGCTATAGGTGTATTTGCTGGTATATATATAGGTGCTATACCAGGATTATCTGGAACAATGGCTGTTTCCTTATTAGTATCCTTTACTTTTGGTTGGGAAACTAATAATGCTATAGCCTTAATGATAGGTGTTTTCTCTGGAGCTGTTTATGGTGGGTCAAGATCAGCAATTTTGTTAAATATTCCAGGAGCGCCAGCTGCAGTTGCCACTTCTTTTGATGGGTATCCATTAGCTAAGAAAGGTTTAGCTGGTCAGGCAATTGGAGTTGCAACAGTACAATCAGTTTTAGGTGGATTTATGGGTATTATTGCATTAGCATTTTTCGCACCAGCTGTATCAAAAGTGGCATTGAATTTTGCCCCGAGAGACTATCTATTATTGACATTTATGGGCATGATGCTTGTTGGTAGTTTAGGATCAAAGTCTATAGCAAGAGGATTAGTTACAGCAGCTCTTGGTGTATTATTGGGAACTGTTGGCATGGACCCTATTAGTGCAGAACATAGATTTACTTTTGGTAATACTTATTTATTATCTGGTGTAGATTATGTAACAGCGATGATAGGTTTATTTGGAATTTCTGAAGCATTAATTCAAATGAAAGATTTAAATGTAGAAGCAGTAAAACAAAATATAGATAAGATAGTACCAAGCTTTTCATCTATTAAAAAGTATTTACCTTTAACGCTTCGTTCATCAATAGTAGGGGTAATAGTAGGAGCATTACCTGGTGCAGGAGGAGATATAGCAGCTCTACTAACTTATGACCAAGCTAAAAGAACAGTTAAAAATCCAGAAGTACCTTTTGGAGAAGGTGCCATTGAAGGTGTAGTAGCGCCAGAATCAGCAAATAATGCAGCAATTGGTGGTTCCTTTATACCAATGTTAACAATGGGTATACCTGGTGATTCTGTAACAGCAGTAATATTAGGCGCGCTCTTTATTCATGGACTACATCCAGGACCAATGTTGATGGTAGAAACACCACACTTGTTCTATTTAATTGTAAGTACTTTGGCTATATCAAATATATTCTTATTAATATTTGGATTATCTGGTATTAGAGTATTTACAAAATTAGTGGAAATTCCCAAGGGAAGGCTACTACCAATTATCATAATATTGTCAGTAGTTGGATCATACGCAGTTAATAATAATTTATATGATATATTTTGGATGGTTGGTTTTGGTATCTTAGGATACTTCCTAAAGCAATATGACTACCCAGTTGGACCAGCAGTTCTTGGAATTATATTGGCGGACTTAATAGAAACTAACTATAGAAGATCAGTAATAACTTCAGGTTCTATTATAAAACTTTTTAGTAGTATATTTACAAGCCCATTATCAATGTTATTATTAGCTATTATTATTTTCTCTTTACTGGCTCAAACAAAGTGGTATAAGGAATGGCAAGCTAAAAGGAAATAA
- a CDS encoding tripartite tricarboxylate transporter TctB family protein, translating to MEKKRKPGERGFAIILLIVGILALIESMKMFMKEPTSSSFGALPLFLSSVIVIFMIKIILFEDRSTGTGNKKGNFKELINSTLRYIFPKDIIVVFLFLILYCLLLVFGLGFEMSSTIFLIASMTYLMRGQILRNVIYTGLSMTFILVVFKTIFQVILP from the coding sequence ATGGAAAAAAAACGCAAACCAGGTGAGAGAGGCTTTGCTATAATACTTTTAATTGTTGGAATTTTAGCTCTAATAGAATCCATGAAGATGTTCATGAAAGAACCTACTTCCTCATCATTTGGTGCATTACCGCTATTTCTAAGCAGTGTAATAGTTATATTTATGATAAAAATAATTTTATTTGAGGATAGGAGTACAGGAACGGGTAATAAAAAAGGTAATTTTAAAGAATTAATTAATTCAACATTGAGGTATATATTTCCAAAGGATATTATAGTAGTTTTTTTATTTTTGATATTATACTGCTTGCTATTAGTATTTGGACTTGGTTTTGAAATGTCATCTACTATTTTCTTAATTGCATCTATGACATATTTAATGAGAGGTCAAATATTAAGAAATGTAATTTATACTGGATTAAGTATGACTTTTATCCTGGTAGTCTTTAAGACAATATTCCAAGTAATTTTACCTTAA
- a CDS encoding tripartite tricarboxylate transporter substrate binding protein gives MNRLLKILVLSLTITMVTGCEQAPASDSTFPSHDITGVVQWGAGGGTDSLMRPLASLAENILGESIVIQNKPGATGAIGTQYVHDQKADGYTLLMGAENPQLYKMLDISDLTYEDFEPVFLIGDERVGIIVKKDSEYTSFTDLINDALENPGKVNISTTGKGGMPWSVSSFIKAVTGAEFNQIPFDSDAACLTAVLGGHADFTVAKVQSGIQAYKAGDIKFLTLMSLNEVDVLPGVPIVTEEYPEFEKYLPWGSFYGVFVKDGTPQEVIDVMAEAFTEAYKEPSYQELLKGFNVNPLGITGEEAKKYLSNWQKSTAEAFHESGAIDKLPEELGIK, from the coding sequence ATGAATAGATTATTAAAAATATTAGTTTTAAGTTTAACTATAACGATGGTAACAGGATGTGAACAAGCACCTGCATCTGATTCAACATTTCCAAGTCATGATATAACAGGTGTTGTACAATGGGGTGCTGGCGGTGGTACTGACTCTTTAATGAGACCCTTAGCTTCCTTGGCAGAGAATATATTAGGTGAAAGTATAGTTATTCAAAATAAACCAGGTGCCACTGGTGCCATAGGAACTCAATATGTACACGATCAAAAGGCAGATGGCTATACATTATTGATGGGAGCTGAAAATCCACAATTATATAAAATGCTTGATATTTCAGATCTCACTTATGAAGATTTTGAACCGGTTTTCCTAATTGGTGATGAGAGAGTCGGTATTATTGTAAAGAAAGACTCTGAATATACTTCATTTACTGATTTAATTAATGATGCCTTAGAAAATCCAGGTAAGGTAAATATTTCAACAACTGGTAAGGGTGGTATGCCATGGTCAGTAAGTTCCTTTATAAAGGCAGTGACAGGAGCAGAATTCAATCAAATACCTTTTGATAGTGATGCAGCTTGCTTAACAGCAGTATTGGGTGGACATGCTGATTTTACTGTAGCTAAAGTTCAATCTGGAATACAAGCCTATAAAGCAGGGGATATTAAATTCTTAACTTTAATGTCATTAAACGAAGTGGATGTTTTACCAGGTGTTCCAATAGTTACAGAAGAGTATCCAGAATTTGAAAAGTATCTTCCATGGGGATCCTTCTATGGTGTATTTGTAAAAGATGGAACACCTCAAGAGGTTATAGATGTAATGGCTGAAGCATTTACAGAGGCCTATAAAGAACCAAGTTATCAGGAACTATTAAAAGGATTTAATGTTAATCCATTGGGTATTACTGGGGAAGAGGCTAAAAAATATCTATCAAATTGGCAGAAAAGCACTGCAGAAGCATTTCATGAGAGTGGAGCTATAGATAAATTACCTGAGGAATTAGGTATTAAATAA
- a CDS encoding flagellar hook-basal body protein, which yields MYNILGIGKSGLKSSQYKLDAVADNLANVNTNGYKSKEVSFQELLNNEDINAGSKSGVGKINFQQGNFVESPFDYHMAINGNGFFGVYDGEGNLMLTRNGGFHKNLDGTISDDNGYPLVVDYLVPLEEWGNDRVNITANGDIVSANNETDVLGKIILYYPENLDSLISLGEGRYLPSGEVPLYDSIENEEIFGNIEQHYLEASNADITKSFVDMITTQRSYSLSAKAVQTTDEMMNIINGIKR from the coding sequence ATGTACAATATATTGGGTATAGGAAAGTCAGGACTTAAGTCAAGTCAGTATAAACTGGATGCTGTAGCAGATAATTTAGCAAATGTAAATACAAATGGATATAAGAGTAAAGAAGTAAGCTTTCAGGAGCTACTAAATAATGAAGATATAAACGCAGGAAGCAAAAGTGGTGTTGGGAAGATAAACTTCCAACAGGGTAATTTTGTAGAATCACCATTTGACTACCATATGGCTATTAATGGCAATGGATTCTTTGGTGTATATGATGGTGAAGGTAATCTAATGTTGACTAGAAATGGTGGCTTTCATAAGAATTTGGATGGAACTATATCAGATGATAATGGATACCCACTGGTAGTAGATTATCTGGTTCCGTTAGAAGAATGGGGAAACGACAGAGTAAATATAACAGCTAATGGGGATATTGTAAGTGCGAATAATGAAACTGATGTACTTGGAAAAATTATATTATATTATCCTGAAAACTTGGACTCCTTGATATCACTTGGAGAGGGTAGATATTTACCATCTGGGGAAGTACCACTATACGACTCCATTGAAAATGAAGAGATTTTTGGTAATATAGAACAACATTACTTAGAGGCATCTAATGCAGACATTACAAAGAGTTTTGTGGATATGATTACTACTCAACGATCATATTCACTTAGTGCTAAGGCAGTACAAACCACAGATGAAATGATGAATATTATTAATGGTATTAAACGATAG
- a CDS encoding flagellar hook-basal body protein, with product MIRSLYTVNRNMNILQKKQENTSANITNVNTPGYKFQDIVQSTMESQEMINYAGGKDANRRQVLGEFVYGNEIDEIYKNFEQGILQETGNPQDYAIVGNGFFTIQMDDDTIAYTRNGNFKLNDNNELVTMDGYLVLDEISDFADYQNLTSMGNTLFTSDEAPFVIEGEVKQGFLESSNVVIVDELVRMIEISREFEANQKLLHAADETLSKAVNEVGRV from the coding sequence ATGATAAGAAGTCTATATACAGTGAACAGAAATATGAACATACTTCAAAAAAAGCAAGAGAATACAAGTGCAAATATTACAAATGTAAATACTCCAGGATATAAATTTCAAGATATTGTGCAAAGCACTATGGAATCTCAAGAGATGATTAACTATGCTGGTGGAAAGGATGCAAATAGAAGGCAAGTATTAGGCGAATTTGTTTATGGTAATGAAATAGATGAAATATACAAAAACTTTGAACAAGGAATACTTCAAGAGACTGGAAATCCACAGGATTATGCCATTGTTGGTAATGGTTTTTTTACTATTCAAATGGATGATGATACTATAGCTTATACTCGAAATGGGAATTTTAAACTCAATGATAATAATGAATTAGTGACTATGGATGGATACTTAGTTCTCGATGAGATATCAGATTTTGCAGATTATCAGAATTTAACTAGCATGGGTAATACACTGTTTACTAGCGATGAAGCACCTTTTGTAATAGAAGGAGAGGTAAAACAAGGATTTTTGGAAAGTTCTAACGTTGTAATAGTAGACGAGCTTGTAAGGATGATTGAAATCTCAAGGGAATTTGAAGCGAACCAAAAGCTTCTTCATGCAGCTGATGAAACTTTAAGTAAAGCAGTTAATGAAGTAGGAAGGGTATAG